A stretch of the Tautonia rosea genome encodes the following:
- a CDS encoding PEP-CTERM sorting domain-containing protein — MRDRIGQSVSVFAILVALIWASPASAENLIYNGDFELGDVGFNTDYPNAPQTFGYQIVRNPNEDWYSGFASFGDHTTGDGFMLAVDGATILNQVVWEQTVTLPIQQLYDFSVWVAPMSSPNPADLEFQIEQGGINRRLGGLKLSSEPGVWTKFSRRFIVGPQIQTGPATIKIVNMETAGVGNDFALDDLRLSVIPEPSTLVLVGLAMPFGIGLWMRQRRKSA; from the coding sequence ATGAGAGATAGAATCGGTCAATCAGTCAGTGTTTTTGCGATCTTGGTGGCACTCATCTGGGCGTCGCCTGCCTCTGCGGAGAACCTGATCTACAACGGAGATTTCGAACTCGGGGATGTCGGGTTCAATACCGATTATCCTAATGCACCACAAACGTTTGGGTACCAAATCGTTCGTAATCCTAATGAAGACTGGTACTCCGGCTTCGCGAGCTTCGGCGATCATACCACTGGTGATGGGTTTATGCTCGCCGTCGATGGGGCTACCATCCTGAACCAAGTCGTGTGGGAGCAAACCGTCACTCTGCCTATCCAACAACTTTATGACTTCTCCGTATGGGTCGCCCCCATGAGTAGCCCAAACCCAGCTGACCTGGAATTCCAGATTGAGCAGGGGGGCATCAACAGGAGGCTCGGGGGCCTTAAACTCTCCTCCGAGCCCGGCGTCTGGACCAAGTTCTCTAGGCGATTTATAGTTGGTCCACAGATCCAGACCGGTCCTGCGACGATCAAGATCGTCAATATGGAGACGGCAGGAGTGGGGAACGACTTCGCCTTGGACGATCTGCGCCTCTCGGTCATTCCCGAGCCCTCGACGCTGGTCCTCGTTGGCCTAGCCATGCCGTTCGGGATCGGCCTGTGGATGAGGCAGCGCCGCAAGTCTGCCTGA
- a CDS encoding ABC transporter C-terminal domain-containing protein has translation MVGFYRGELWKRLKEAWPLWWVIFGVLGAFMISCFLANDSVTVFRYAGLLLEIFGLGLVVIGLDHIRQQFGKEPFRASITKWFLSWRAVFTGPEPVQITGKLGTLFTENATANLSMHGYKDQTIEERLETLEGDIKRLQGELNNKTEQLKQEIASVKADFDEKIENTIKIIDDVDSRVKDYAVGGMGLEVVGLVWISLGIILASIPDELGMLFGAS, from the coding sequence ATGGTGGGATTCTATCGCGGCGAACTTTGGAAGCGATTGAAAGAGGCATGGCCCCTATGGTGGGTAATCTTCGGGGTCTTAGGGGCCTTTATGATTTCGTGTTTCTTAGCGAACGATTCGGTAACGGTGTTTCGTTATGCGGGTCTCTTGCTCGAAATCTTTGGTCTGGGGCTGGTAGTGATCGGCTTGGACCATATCCGCCAACAGTTCGGAAAAGAGCCGTTTCGGGCCAGTATCACCAAATGGTTTTTGAGCTGGAGGGCCGTTTTTACCGGACCCGAACCCGTACAAATCACAGGCAAGCTCGGTACCTTGTTCACAGAGAATGCGACAGCAAACTTATCAATGCATGGTTATAAAGATCAGACGATCGAAGAACGACTAGAAACTTTGGAAGGAGACATCAAACGGCTACAGGGCGAATTGAACAACAAAACCGAACAATTGAAACAGGAAATCGCTTCGGTCAAGGCGGATTTTGATGAAAAGATAGAAAATACCATCAAAATAATAGATGACGTGGATTCTAGGGTAAAAGACTATGCCGTTGGGGGAATGGGGCTCGAAGTTGTCGGCCTAGTCTGGATATCCCTTGGGATCATCTTGGCTAGCATCCCCGATGAATTGGGGATGCTTTTCGGTGCGAGTTGA